The following coding sequences lie in one Aspergillus luchuensis IFO 4308 DNA, chromosome 8, nearly complete sequence genomic window:
- a CDS encoding uncharacterized protein (COG:S;~EggNog:ENOG410PS39) — MSSPSMSVKSSIAQLLAGFSLRMDVSSTVATWLSLAVTVVGLGSIVTQFGTIIDQTDPFHTLRDVQHLGRWRFWQPHVPWYRVVKPPLVGPVINANLPCGLCGRKTVHVSRRPLAQPTGKAAWSILLNVIHPSSTTLEQPSQTGSLVSTKSPVKTEHVVTISGEPPVQLPTWDSLPRGPLTKHKLTACTVISRATLMALFTVTNARPVFRHSGASGHRAAYASYCGQWYVEWPIGDAAHVHFAAHDSHTLNKDVYPPTFEVRVDRCLRMLAGVIESPASSPPFKCAFPGRKASGRWVLEHIVRGFGGAHGSRHLYNMIGGNVNEVDLLLMKPVTEDNAYDLSSELHSSFTTLSLPSTESNPRHQSTTTTTTHSVTLHIPPHEATILNTCLDYLPWSSLSWSIHRGLRDILLAFAKPRMNHYRAQLAHTLRTTVSTHADYLIARGWDAQFVHNGSMADLAAGAVLAGSGNSGDAVRIVTDIAAVWYEGRRRRRTGDGLDSIVSFDETMFWRVPHQQVEEAEEEVGGERGELSSMAVVALVKFFVLEWSVELDYQMYHDLPLELYLG; from the coding sequence ATGAGCTCGCCTTCGATGTCAGTCAAGAGTAGCATCGCTCAGCTGCTTGCTGGGTTTAGCCTCCGAATGGATGTCTCGTCAACAGTGGCTACCTGGCTCTCTCTCGCCGTTACGGTGGTAGGGCTGGGCTCCATTGTCACCCAATTCGGAACGATCATCGATCAGACTGACCCCTTCCACACCCTGCGAGATGTACAACACCTGGGCCGCTGGCGGTTCTGGCAGCCACATGTACCATGGTATAGAGTCGTGAAGCCCCCTCTTGTCGGGCCTGTAATCAACGCCAATCTGCCATGCGGGCTCTGTGGCAGAAAGACCGTTCATGTCAGTCGGCGGCCACTCGCGCAGCCAACAGGTAAGGCTGCATGGTCTATCCTGCTCAACgtcattcatccatcttctACCACCCTGGAACAGCCCTCCCAGACCGGCTCGTTAGTCTCTACCAAAAGCCCCGTCAAGACTGAGCACGTCGTGACCATCTCGGGAGAACCGCCAGTCCAGCTGCCAACCTGGGATAGCCTCCCTCGAGGCCCTCTCACCAAGCACAAGCTAACCGCTTGCACGGTCATCTCTCGCGCAACCCTCATGGCTCTATTCACCGTAACCAACGCTCGACCAGTGTTTCGACACAGCGGCGCATCTGGCCATCGAGCCGCATACGCCTCCTACTGCGGACAATGGTACGTCGAATGGCCCATTGGCGACGCCGCACACGTCCACTTCGCGGCACACGATTCGCACACTCTGAACAAAGACGTCTACCCTCCAACCTTTGAAGTCCGTGTCGACCGCTGTCTGCGCATGCTAGCCGGTGTCATCGAAAGCCCCGCGTCCTCTCCACCATTCAAATGCGCCTTCCCCGGCCGCAAAGCATCAGGCAGGTGGGTTCTCGAACACATCGTGCGAGGCTTTGGCGGCGCCCACGGCAGCAGACACCTCTACAACATGATTGGAGGCAACGTCAATGAAGTCGATCTTCTATTAATGAAGCCAGTCACCGAGGACAATGCCTACGACCTATCTTCAGAGCTACATTCCAGTTTCACCACTCTATCCCTCCCCAGTACCGAATCCAACCCCCGCCACCaatccactaccaccactaccacccacTCCGTAACCCTACACATCCCACCCCACGAAGCCACCATTCTCAACACCTGCCTCGACTACCTCCCATGGTCCTCCCTCTCATGGTCTATCCACCGCGGCCTCCGcgacatcctcctcgccttcgCCAAACCTCGCATGAACCACTACCGCGCCCAACTCGCCCATACCCTCCGCACCACCGTCTCCACGCACGCAGACTATCTCATCGCTCGCGGCTGGGACGCCCAGTTCGTCCACAACGGCAGCATGGCCGACTTAGCCGCGGGTGCCGTGTTAGCCGGGAGCGGCAATTCCGGGGACGCAGTGCGCATCGTCACGGATATAGCGGCAGTGTGGTATgaggggcggagaagaagaaggactggTGATGGGttagatagtatagtatcaTTCGATGAGACCATGTTCTGGAGAGTTCCTCACCAGCAagtggaagaagcagaagaagaagtaggtggagagaggggagagttAAGTTCCATGGCTGTTGTGGCGCTAGTCAAGTTCTTTGTTCTGGAATGGAGTGTGGAGTTGGATTATCAGATGTATCATGATTTGCCGTTGGAGTTGTACTTGGGATGA
- a CDS encoding uncharacterized protein (COG:S;~EggNog:ENOG410Q0TJ) — MSGLNPFRPKKPENTTFAAPAPAPAPSLPQSLPQPSFTSYPSKPAPSVTFPSTSFRSVPRTPPASLTPDPDDTASSDDQSTSDPFHQQSYATDDDGEAEEEEDIDELDSKRTYQVAHPPSRDDDRSLPSIRTVPDPALSSRRSAPPAAITLPAQRSTHDRPVDPEQAGTPRENAPVAGSNVSTRSSTSYGGTRTPDSSSTDVSRPSDLRIGPATRAGSGLTPSLDPSSRPLASRPGNRDRVPPPPPKSHHGKRIAPSPGITPSFAQTTPSKTTNRFSFHGSPSEPSYSPRPSQPGSDYFSAKPKDEPRSTEQSAESLRRSQSQHKRPPTPPLSRRHSQMRRSKTTMSKVNPLRLSIHVAQDSSAASSSSSPPSSPGGWSLNPSRTRESRAGSNPSEEPMHTATSTLRPEPSAAAPVSPTEMSHPTSTGSSTKRTSLYNPLPPPPPPRRSRGSSNHSIDSTGQSLRSGRPADETTAAPTAPVTQDEFVPHPSNAHDILADLTRLQKEVDDLRGHYESRKASQ; from the exons aTGTCTGGATTAAATCCTTTCCGCCCTAAGAAGCCCGAGA ATACCACCTtcgctgctcctgctcctgctccggcACCTTCTCTACCTCAGTCTCTGCCTCAGccctccttcacctcgtATCCCTCGAAACCCGCTCCCTCCGTgaccttcccttccacctcGTTCCGCTCTGTCCCTCGAACCCCTCCCGCATCCTTGACCCCGGATCCCGACGATACGGCCTCCTCCGATGACCAGTCTACTTCAGACCCCTTCCACCAGCAGTCGTATGCGaccgatgacgatggagaggcggaggaagaggaggacatTGATGAATTAGATTCCAAACGCACCTACCAGGTCGCTCACCCACCTTCCCGGGACGATGATCGCTCCCTGCCATCGATCAGGACCGTTCCAGACCCAGCCTTATCCTCCAGGAGATCCGCGCCGCCCGCAGCCATTACGCTCCCAGCACAGAGGAGCACCCATGATCGTCCAGTAGACCCGGAACAGGCTGGCACACCTCGCGAGAATGCGCCCGTAGCTGGTTCGAATGTGTCGACGCGTTCATCCACGTCTTACGGAGGCACCCGGACGCCCGACAGCAGCTCCACGGATGTATCTCGACCGTCCGACCTGCGTATTGGTCCAGCTACTCGAGCTGGGTCGGGCTTGACCCCATCATTAGATCCTAGTTCACGTCCTCTTGCCAGCCGTCCAGGTAACAGGGACCGGgtacctccgcctccgcccaAGAGTCATCATGGGAAACGAATCGCCCCTAGCCCTGGTATCACACCCTCGTTCGCCCAAACTACCCCTAGCAAGACGACCAACCGCTTCTCTTTCCATGGCTCCCCATCTGAGCCATCATACTCCCCCCGACCCTCCCAACCAGGGTCCGACTACTTCTCCGCAAAGCCCAAAGATGAGCCGCGGTCGACTGAGCAGTCGGCGGAGTCCCTTCGGCGGAGTCAATCGCAGCACAAGCGACCGCCAACTCCACCGCTAAGCCGACGACACAGCCAGATGAGACGGTCGAAGACCACAATGTCCAAAGTCAACCCATTGCGGTTATCCATCCATGTGGCACAGGACTCAAGCGcggcatcatcgtcatcatctccgccgtCCAGTCCAGGCGGCTGGTCTCTGAACCCATCACGAACTCGAGAGTCTCGCGCGGGCAGTAATCCGTCCGAGGAGCCCATGCATACTGCGACCTCAACCCTGCGCCCGGAACCCTCTGCAGCCGCACCAGTGTCGCCCACAGAAATGTCACATCCGACGTCAACAGGATCGTCGACGAAGCGGACTTCGCTTTACAACCCACTTCccccacctccgccgccgcgacGCTCTCGCGGATCCAGCAACCACAGCATTGACAGCACTGGTCAGAGTCTCCGATCGGGCAGACCAGCCGACGAGACAACAGCGGCACCAACAGCGCCAGTAACACAGGACGAATTCGTCCCACATCCATCAAACGCGCATGACATTCTGGCCGATTTGACCCGGTTACAGAAAGAAGTAGACGATTTGCGCGGGCATTACGAGAGCCGAAAGGCCAGCCAATAG
- a CDS encoding uncharacterized protein (COG:G;~EggNog:ENOG410PHUS;~InterPro:IPR036259;~PFAM:PF13347;~TransMembrane:12 (i38-56o68-89i110-128o148-167i203-221o227-247i285-307o340-361i392-410o416-439i486-509o529-548i)) yields the protein MTERSNEAEPLIRDGWVPPDSHIPPGASTPDEAPKSSAYLFILTLAMGGLQIVYSIQHSSGSPYLLSLGMSKALLAFVWIAGPLTGTLVQPYIGIRSDNCQISWGKRKPFMVFGGVLLAICLLALAWVRELVGGLFGLFGLDAQAGETEIAVIVAATLLMYCQDFAINTVQAATRAFIVDNAPAHQQEAANAWASRHVSAGNIFGFIIGGLNLPNIIPFLGNTQFKGISVIASVSLAITLSIGCAYIKEKDPRMEPSSPASLGFVSLLQSIKESVHRLPLRIRQVYIIQAAAWFGWFSFLFYATTYIGQLYVNPIFEKHQDLSDDEINKVWEDATRIGTLAMLVNALVSFAASIILPMLVVPSERQMAAEANTSSSSFRLKLRIPGLSLRRAWLLSHCLFAICMFSTFFVSSPGQASVMTGIIGIAWAVTAWAPYALIASEIAQEDPGRPAHRRERSGEVEGASILPYVQESDEPRRTEEKSVNQAGVVLGLHNVAISFPQIISSAIGSLIFKALQKPRGQPWDTSTSWVMRLGGCAAILAACLTMGLHEQSRRK from the exons ATGACGGAGCGCAGCAACGAGGCGGAACCTCTCATCCGCGATGGATGGGTGCCGCCAGACTCGCATATACCGCCAGGTGCTTCCACCCCTGATGAGGCACCCAAAAGCAGCGCATACCTCTTCATACTGACCCTAGCCATGGGAGG TCTCCAGATTGTCTATTCGATCCAGCATTCCAGTGGATCA CCGTATCTTCTATCTCTAGGAATGAGCAAAGCGCTGCTTGCCTTTGTCTGGATTGCAGGGCCCCTTACAGGCACTCTAGTGCAGCCTTACATTGGCATCCGAAGTGACAATTGCCAAATCTCCTGGGGCAAGCGAAAGCCGTTCATGGTATTCGGTGGCGTACTCTTGGCTATCTGCCTGCTAGCTCTGGCGTGGGTGCGAGAATTAGTGGGTGGCCTATTTGGCTTGTTTGGCCTTGATGCCCAGGCAGGTGAAACCGAAATTGCAGTCATCGTGGCTGCAACGCTCTTAATGTACTGCCAAGACTTTGCCATCAACACTG TTCAAGCAGCTACCCGGGCTTTCATCGTTGATAATGCCCCCGCTCATCAGCAGGAAGCGGCAAATGCCTGGGCAAGCCGTCACGTCAGCGCAGGGAACATCTTCGGCTTCATCATTGGCGGGTTGAATCTGCCGAACATTATTCCATTCCTCGGAAATACACAATTCAAAGGGATCAGCGTAATTGCCAGCGTCTCACTAGCAATCACTCTATCCATCGGCTGCGCTTATATCAAGGAAAAGGATCCGCGTATGGAGCCGTCTTCACCTGCCAGTCTAGGGTTTGTGTCATTGCTTCAGTCCATTAAAGAATCAGTTCATCGCCTCCCTTTGCGCATTCGCCAGGTCTACATCATTCAGGCTGCAGCATGGTTTGGGTGGTTTTCGTTCTTGTTCTACGCCACCACTTACATAGGGCAGTTGTATGTGAACCCTATCTTTGAAAAGCATCAAGATCTATCGGACGATGAGATCAACAAGGTATGGGAGGATGCTACACGCATCGGTACTTTAGCGATGCTTGTGAATGCACTAGTGTCCTTTGCAGCGAGTATCATCCTGCCAATGCTGGTGGTTCCTTCGGAGAGGCAAATGGCAGCTGAAGCGAACACCAGTTCAAGCAGCTTTCGATTGAAGTTGAGGATCCCTGGTTTATCACTACGCCGTGCATGGCTCCTCTCTCATTGTCTATTTGCCATCTGCATGTTCAGCACGTTCTTTGTTTCCTCCCCGGGGCAGGCGTCGGTGATGACTGGAATAATTGGCATTGCCTGGGCTGTCACAGCATGGGCACCCTATGCCCTTATCGCGTCCGAGATTGCCCAAGAGGACCCCGGAAGACCGGCACATCGTCGAGAGAGATCCGGCGAAGTAGAAGGAGCAAGTATCTTGCCATATGTTCAGGAATCTGACGAACCAAGAAGGACGGAAGAAAAGTCAGTAAATCAAGCTGGTGTCGTCCTTGGTCTACATAATGTCGCTATTTCCTTCCCCCAGATCATTTCCAGTGCGATAGGCAGCCTCATCTTCAAGGCACTGCAGAAGCCACGGGGACAGCCTTGGGATACCAGCACAAGCTGGGTCATGAGACTTGGAGGATGTGCTGCCATTCTTGCAGCTTGCCTGACAATGGGGCTCCACGAGCAGTCTAGGAGAAAGTAG